Proteins from a genomic interval of Alphaproteobacteria bacterium:
- the cobS gene encoding adenosylcobinamide-GDP ribazoletransferase, whose product MNEPKRIAVRDWRWDLRVAAAFLTRLPIRLPEGYRPSDLGGAARMFPVVGLGIGLAAGLIFAAGLHYGLGPLLAAIAAVAAQVAITGALHEDGLGDLADGFGGGATPEKKLEIMRDSRIGTYALVTVVLMLAGRIAALEQLDDTFEALGALLAAGAASRAAMVWLMHSLEPVRPDGLGAGAGRPELNNVFIAAAIAAAVALLALEPRLAIAALVGSAIGAFFVATIAKRQIGGQTGDVLGASQQAAELCCLIAVVLASAWG is encoded by the coding sequence ATGAACGAGCCTAAACGGATTGCGGTGCGGGACTGGCGCTGGGACTTGCGGGTGGCCGCGGCCTTCCTCACGCGGCTCCCCATCCGCCTGCCGGAGGGCTACCGGCCCAGCGACCTGGGCGGCGCCGCCCGCATGTTCCCGGTGGTCGGGCTCGGCATCGGGCTGGCGGCCGGGCTGATCTTCGCCGCCGGGCTGCACTACGGCCTGGGCCCGTTGCTGGCCGCCATCGCCGCCGTGGCGGCTCAGGTGGCGATAACGGGGGCGCTGCACGAGGATGGCCTGGGCGACCTGGCCGACGGCTTCGGCGGCGGCGCCACGCCGGAGAAAAAACTCGAAATCATGCGCGACAGCCGCATCGGTACCTACGCCTTGGTGACCGTGGTGCTGATGCTGGCCGGCCGCATCGCGGCGCTGGAGCAGCTCGACGACACCTTCGAGGCACTGGGCGCCCTGCTGGCCGCCGGCGCCGCCTCACGCGCCGCCATGGTCTGGCTGATGCACAGCCTCGAGCCGGTCCGGCCCGATGGCCTCGGCGCCGGCGCCGGCCGGCCCGAACTCAATAACGTTTTCATCGCCGCCGCCATCGCCGCCGCCGTGGCGCTCTTGGCGCTCGAGCCCCGCCTGGCCATAGCGGCTCTCGTGGGCAGCGCCATTGGCGCTTTCTTTGTTGCCACCATCGCCAAGCGCCAGATCGGCGGCCAGACCGGCGACGTGCTGGGGGCGTCGCAACAGGCGGCGGAGCTTTGTTGCTTGATTGCCGTGGTGCTGGCAAGTGCTTGGGGGTGA
- the cobT gene encoding nicotinate-nucleotide--dimethylbenzimidazole phosphoribosyltransferase has translation MIADQPGAHEPSAEAASQRNAELTKPPGALGRLEDLAIWAAAWQGRASPRAERIQALVFAGNHGITAQGISAFPAEVTVQMVANFEGGGAAINQLCQIAGATLGVHALELERPTADFSQGPAMSEAECAEALALGAAKVDIGADLLCLGEMGIGNTTSAAALSQAVFGGSAADWAGPGTGLDDAGVRHKAEVLEAALALHRPEMGDGFDILRRLGGREIAAMAGAILAARAHRVPVLLDGFVSCAAAAPLHALEPTTLDHCQVAHRSAETAHARLVQALGKTPLLDLGMRLGEASGAALAANLIKAAVATHTGMATFAEAAVSEKLED, from the coding sequence ATGATCGCCGACCAGCCCGGCGCCCATGAGCCCAGCGCCGAGGCCGCGAGCCAGCGCAACGCCGAGTTGACCAAACCGCCGGGTGCGCTGGGCCGCCTCGAGGACCTGGCCATCTGGGCCGCCGCCTGGCAGGGCCGCGCCTCGCCCCGGGCCGAGCGCATCCAGGCCCTGGTTTTCGCCGGCAACCACGGCATCACCGCCCAGGGCATCTCGGCCTTTCCCGCCGAGGTGACGGTGCAGATGGTGGCCAACTTCGAGGGCGGCGGCGCCGCCATCAACCAGCTCTGCCAAATCGCCGGGGCGACGCTCGGCGTCCATGCCCTGGAGCTCGAACGCCCGACCGCCGACTTCAGCCAGGGCCCGGCCATGAGCGAGGCGGAGTGCGCCGAGGCGCTGGCGCTGGGGGCGGCCAAGGTCGACATCGGGGCCGATCTCCTGTGCCTGGGCGAGATGGGCATCGGCAACACCACCTCGGCGGCGGCGCTCAGCCAAGCCGTGTTCGGCGGCTCTGCTGCCGACTGGGCCGGGCCCGGCACCGGCCTCGACGACGCCGGCGTGCGCCACAAGGCCGAGGTGCTGGAGGCGGCGCTGGCGCTGCACCGGCCCGAGATGGGCGACGGCTTCGATATCCTGCGCCGTCTCGGCGGGCGCGAGATCGCGGCCATGGCCGGGGCCATATTGGCGGCGCGGGCGCATCGCGTCCCGGTGCTGCTCGACGGCTTCGTCAGCTGCGCCGCGGCGGCGCCCCTGCATGCCCTCGAACCCACCACGCTCGATCATTGCCAGGTGGCCCACCGTTCGGCCGAAACAGCCCACGCCCGCCTGGTCCAGGCCTTGGGCAAAACACCGCTTTTGGATCTCGGCATGCGGCTGGGCGAGGCCTCGGGCGCGGCACTTGCCGCCAACCTGATCAAGGCCGCCGTCGCCACCCACACCGGCATGGCAACCTTCGCCGAAGCCGCGGTCAGCGAAAAGCTAGAAGATTAG